One segment of Stappia sp. 28M-7 DNA contains the following:
- a CDS encoding TAXI family TRAP transporter solute-binding subunit: protein MTIWSKLAIAGLAALVPLSASAETRVTYKSASAGTSYYQMGVQIAEAIKAGTDGGIIVTLEESQGSVQNVMEAAVRPGNYVFTTPPGLVGLAQGAKGPFDGKGNPKFDEIRALFPIPSLTMHFVMSTESGVTDFAGMEGKNILIGKGSFGATEGAKYLDLFGLKDKVNLADVELSNAGAALKNGQIDGFVTAGSWPAPNVIEAAAGTGVTLLSLSDEQVAATKRTRTVIPAGTYAGQDKDVVTTSLDVVAFATTAMDDETAYQMTKTFWEQKEKMSADAPWWKGVTTEMLASISGKIHPGAQRYYSEKGIALTDAQK, encoded by the coding sequence ATGACGATCTGGAGCAAACTCGCCATCGCCGGCCTTGCCGCGCTCGTGCCTCTGTCCGCATCCGCCGAGACGCGCGTGACCTACAAGTCGGCCTCCGCCGGCACCTCCTATTACCAGATGGGCGTGCAGATCGCCGAGGCGATCAAGGCCGGCACCGACGGCGGCATCATCGTCACGCTGGAAGAGAGCCAGGGCTCGGTTCAGAACGTGATGGAAGCGGCAGTTCGGCCGGGCAACTACGTTTTCACCACGCCTCCCGGCCTCGTCGGCCTGGCGCAGGGCGCCAAGGGCCCGTTCGACGGCAAGGGCAATCCGAAGTTCGACGAGATCCGCGCGCTCTTCCCGATTCCCTCGCTGACGATGCACTTTGTCATGTCGACGGAGAGCGGCGTGACCGATTTCGCCGGCATGGAAGGCAAGAACATCCTGATCGGCAAGGGCTCCTTCGGTGCGACGGAAGGCGCTAAGTATCTCGATCTCTTCGGGCTGAAGGACAAGGTCAACCTCGCCGACGTCGAGCTGTCCAATGCGGGCGCTGCGCTCAAGAACGGCCAGATCGACGGCTTCGTGACCGCCGGCTCCTGGCCGGCGCCGAATGTCATCGAGGCAGCCGCCGGCACCGGCGTGACGCTGCTCTCGCTTTCCGATGAGCAGGTCGCGGCGACCAAGCGCACCCGCACGGTGATCCCGGCCGGCACCTATGCCGGTCAGGACAAGGACGTCGTCACCACCTCGCTGGACGTGGTCGCCTTCGCCACCACCGCGATGGATGACGAGACTGCGTATCAGATGACTAAGACCTTCTGGGAGCAGAAGGAAAAGATGAGCGCCGATGCGCCGTGGTGGAAGGGCGTGACGACCGAAATGCTCGCCAGCATTTCCGGCAAGATCCACCCGGGCGCGCAGCGCTACTATTCGGAAAAGGGCATTGCCCTGACCGACGCGCAGAAGTAA
- a CDS encoding pirin family protein, producing MTWMPDLDPTPGDAGACDLIDTVIVPRARDLGGFEVRRALPSPKRQMVGPFIFFDQMGPAEFLETGGIDVRPHPHIGLATVTYLFEGEIHHRDSLGSDLAIRPGELNWMTAGSGIVHSEREDPQVKGHRRKLFGIQSWVALPKHAEESAPAFEHVGRDGLPVLEDHGVNVRVIAGDMFGARSPVKTASETIYADVTLEPGRTMPVDATHEERAIYTVGGTIEIAGESFEEGQLLVFKPGDNITVRATGSLPARFLLLGGEPMDGPRYIWWNFVSSSKERIDQAKEDWKQMRFDTVPGDAEEFIPLPGR from the coding sequence ATGACCTGGATGCCCGACCTCGACCCCACGCCCGGCGATGCCGGCGCCTGCGACCTGATCGACACGGTGATCGTGCCGCGTGCCCGCGACCTCGGCGGCTTCGAGGTGCGACGTGCCCTGCCCTCGCCGAAGCGGCAGATGGTCGGCCCCTTCATCTTCTTCGACCAGATGGGACCGGCCGAATTCCTCGAGACCGGCGGCATCGACGTGCGGCCGCACCCGCATATCGGCCTTGCGACCGTGACCTACCTGTTCGAGGGCGAGATCCACCACCGCGACAGCCTAGGGTCGGACCTGGCTATCCGTCCGGGCGAGCTGAACTGGATGACCGCCGGCAGCGGCATCGTCCATTCCGAGCGCGAGGACCCGCAAGTGAAGGGCCACCGGCGCAAGCTCTTCGGCATCCAGAGCTGGGTGGCGCTGCCCAAGCATGCGGAGGAAAGCGCGCCGGCCTTCGAGCATGTCGGCCGCGACGGCTTGCCCGTTCTGGAGGACCACGGCGTCAATGTCCGGGTGATCGCGGGCGACATGTTCGGCGCCCGCTCGCCGGTCAAGACCGCTTCGGAGACGATCTATGCGGACGTGACGCTGGAGCCGGGCCGAACCATGCCGGTCGACGCCACCCACGAGGAGCGCGCGATCTATACGGTCGGCGGCACCATCGAGATCGCCGGCGAGAGCTTCGAGGAAGGCCAACTTCTGGTGTTCAAGCCCGGCGACAACATCACGGTGCGGGCGACCGGCAGCCTGCCGGCGCGCTTCCTGCTGCTGGGCGGCGAGCCGATGGACGGGCCGCGCTACATCTGGTGGAACTTCGTCTCTTCCTCGAAGGAGCGGATCGACCAGGCCAAGGAAGACTGGAAGCAGATGCGCTTCGACACCGTTCCTGGCGACGCGGAAGAGTTCATTCCGCTTCCCGGCCGCTGA
- a CDS encoding DUF6030 family protein — translation MAKDAASRGGGRPEKSILPPLLRGVAGPGASALAALNRRRIFARTLILLAIGSGVAAGSLLFLRPPVEPPAPVEVAPPDPFAGLPPRLRARLLDEAPDTALERPAAFKRVFGGDPRDLCKAISELGVPMSEWRLDPFVAGFWYCVSDLAVIGRATPGGARSSLFVNLRGQSEQTLNTVRIKLNGDNPQTAPAARAALLRVLDAVGERYGWPWPAEFRAAIEQGGEVELEQFGMRLRVLPEDAQLTGDEASVVRLNVILDFPVVDLVAPAELFAPFAWEEEASGRRRNRPVGGATLRTPPSGDIIFSATEEETEGERPPLSGREAE, via the coding sequence ATGGCGAAAGACGCTGCGTCACGCGGTGGAGGGCGGCCGGAAAAATCGATCCTGCCTCCGCTCTTGCGCGGGGTGGCGGGACCGGGCGCGTCCGCGCTCGCCGCGTTGAACCGTCGCCGGATTTTCGCCAGGACCCTGATTCTGCTGGCGATCGGCAGCGGCGTGGCCGCCGGGTCGCTGCTGTTCCTGCGTCCGCCAGTCGAACCGCCGGCCCCTGTGGAGGTCGCGCCGCCCGACCCCTTCGCCGGTTTGCCGCCGCGCCTGCGGGCACGGCTTCTCGACGAGGCGCCAGATACCGCGCTCGAGCGCCCCGCCGCCTTCAAGCGGGTCTTCGGCGGTGATCCGCGCGACCTGTGCAAGGCGATCTCCGAGCTCGGCGTGCCCATGTCGGAATGGCGGCTCGATCCCTTCGTTGCCGGCTTCTGGTACTGCGTCAGCGATCTCGCGGTGATTGGCCGCGCGACGCCGGGAGGGGCGCGCTCGTCCTTGTTCGTCAACCTGCGCGGCCAGTCGGAACAGACGCTCAACACGGTGCGGATCAAGCTGAACGGCGACAACCCGCAGACGGCGCCGGCGGCCCGCGCCGCGCTCCTGCGCGTGCTGGATGCGGTCGGCGAGCGCTACGGCTGGCCCTGGCCGGCAGAGTTCCGGGCGGCCATCGAGCAGGGCGGAGAGGTGGAGCTGGAGCAGTTCGGCATGCGCCTGCGCGTGCTGCCGGAAGACGCGCAGCTGACGGGCGACGAGGCGTCTGTCGTCCGTCTCAACGTCATCCTCGATTTTCCCGTCGTCGACCTTGTGGCTCCGGCGGAGCTGTTCGCGCCCTTTGCCTGGGAGGAGGAGGCGAGCGGGCGCCGCCGCAACCGCCCGGTCGGCGGAGCGACGCTGCGCACGCCGCCCTCCGGCGACATCATCTTCAGCGCGACGGAGGAGGAGACGGAGGGCGAACGCCCGCCGCTCAGCGGCCGGGAAGCGGAATGA
- a CDS encoding alkaline phosphatase family protein, with the protein MSLNVLLITADQWRGDCLGIAGHPVVRTPNIDALAREAVYFSRHYCQAAPCAPARACLYTGLYQMTNRVVRNGTPLDARHDTIALAARRAGYDPTLFGYTDQSVDPRTVTGDDPWLRTYEGILPGMSVRVRVPEDHGPWLSWLASRGHELPDPPQDMWLPVDGPADPPSGRPARYSAEETETAFLVDEFLRWLGEVESAPPARAKAGGRPWFAHLSFIRPHPPFIVPEPYASMYDPADGPGFLGAATPDEAARLHPFLGYAVEQQDKSHFVWGATGKVRDWDESVRRQMRATYWGMVSEVDAQIGRIVAELKARGEWDNTLVVLTADHGEMMGDHQLFSKLGFYDQAYHIPLIVRDPRKGKGHGRTVEAFTESVDIMPTVLEAIGATCPPWLDGAPLTAFLEGGVPAEWRDAAHWEYDFREVATGEAQTALGLSLDACSMSVIRDADVKYVHFAGLPPLLFDLAADPHETRNVADDPAYASLRLHYAEKMLSWRARHLDRRLTGIELTEDGPVDARGA; encoded by the coding sequence ATGTCTCTCAACGTGCTTCTCATCACTGCCGACCAGTGGCGCGGCGACTGTCTCGGGATCGCCGGCCACCCGGTCGTGCGCACACCCAATATCGACGCCCTGGCACGGGAAGCGGTGTATTTCTCCCGCCACTACTGCCAGGCCGCGCCCTGCGCGCCGGCACGTGCCTGCCTCTATACCGGTCTCTACCAGATGACCAACCGGGTGGTGCGCAACGGCACGCCGCTCGATGCGCGGCACGACACCATCGCGCTTGCCGCCCGCCGGGCCGGCTACGACCCGACGCTGTTCGGCTATACGGACCAGTCCGTCGACCCGCGCACGGTCACTGGCGACGATCCCTGGCTGCGCACCTATGAGGGCATTTTGCCGGGCATGAGCGTGCGTGTGCGCGTGCCGGAGGATCACGGCCCCTGGCTCTCCTGGCTGGCATCGCGCGGGCACGAGTTGCCCGATCCGCCGCAGGACATGTGGCTGCCTGTGGACGGTCCCGCCGATCCGCCCTCGGGCCGTCCGGCGCGCTATTCGGCCGAGGAGACCGAGACCGCGTTCCTGGTCGACGAGTTCCTGCGCTGGCTCGGCGAGGTGGAAAGCGCTCCGCCCGCCCGCGCCAAGGCCGGCGGGCGCCCCTGGTTCGCGCATCTGAGCTTCATTCGGCCGCACCCGCCCTTCATCGTGCCGGAGCCCTATGCCTCCATGTACGATCCGGCCGATGGGCCGGGCTTCCTCGGCGCGGCAACGCCCGACGAGGCGGCGCGCCTGCATCCCTTCCTCGGTTATGCGGTCGAGCAGCAGGACAAGTCGCATTTCGTCTGGGGCGCGACGGGCAAGGTGCGCGACTGGGACGAGAGCGTACGCCGGCAGATGCGCGCCACCTATTGGGGAATGGTCTCCGAGGTCGATGCGCAGATCGGCCGGATCGTCGCCGAGCTGAAGGCGCGCGGGGAATGGGACAACACGCTGGTCGTGCTCACCGCCGACCACGGCGAGATGATGGGAGACCACCAGCTCTTCTCCAAGCTCGGCTTCTACGATCAGGCCTATCACATCCCGCTGATCGTCCGCGATCCGCGCAAGGGCAAGGGCCATGGCCGGACGGTCGAGGCCTTCACCGAGTCTGTCGACATCATGCCGACGGTGCTGGAAGCGATCGGGGCGACCTGTCCGCCATGGCTCGACGGAGCGCCTCTGACCGCCTTCCTGGAAGGGGGCGTTCCGGCCGAATGGCGCGATGCGGCGCACTGGGAGTACGACTTCCGCGAGGTCGCGACCGGCGAGGCGCAGACCGCGCTCGGTCTGTCGCTCGATGCCTGCTCCATGAGCGTGATCCGCGATGCGGACGTGAAATACGTCCACTTCGCCGGCCTGCCGCCGCTGCTCTTCGACCTTGCCGCCGATCCTCACGAGACGCGCAATGTCGCGGATGACCCGGCTTATGCCTCGCTGCGGCTGCACTATGCGGAAAAGATGCTGTCCTGGCGCGCGCGCCATCTCGACCGACGGTTGACCGGCATCGAACTCACCGAGGACGGACCGGTCGACGCCAGAGGCGCCTGA
- a CDS encoding type I restriction endonuclease codes for MSFKDSVSELSVRSQSARKMAQTEEATKNAVVMPFLRALGFDVFNPSQVIPEFVSDVGTKKGEKVDYAVRIGDRIEYLIEAKSISTNLSDAQYNQLFRYFTVTEARIAILTNGIQFWFFTDIEDKNKMDSAPFFKFDLDAYDENDLKEIEKFHVDRFDIEKIRSAASSLKYTRLATAYINSQWNAPDDEFVKSVARSFYEGNITKQVVESLRPIIKRAFDDLFRQKARQKFNAVLEGNERDGATDADSLPEEEEASDIVTTQEELDAFYMIRAICSEVTPASNIHMRDQKSYCGVLFENNNRKPIVRLHFNGKKFYIGLFDETKTETRVPIETLEEIFAHKDKILETVGRYLTPEPA; via the coding sequence ATGAGTTTCAAGGATTCTGTTTCCGAGCTGTCCGTCCGCTCACAGTCAGCGCGCAAGATGGCACAAACAGAAGAAGCCACAAAAAACGCTGTGGTGATGCCCTTTCTCCGAGCTTTGGGGTTCGACGTCTTCAATCCATCGCAAGTCATTCCCGAATTCGTATCCGATGTTGGAACGAAGAAAGGAGAAAAAGTCGACTACGCAGTTCGGATTGGCGATAGAATTGAATACCTAATCGAAGCGAAATCGATCAGCACCAATCTTTCTGACGCTCAGTACAATCAGCTATTCCGATACTTTACGGTCACCGAGGCTCGGATCGCCATCCTGACCAATGGCATCCAGTTCTGGTTCTTCACTGACATCGAAGACAAGAACAAGATGGATAGCGCACCGTTTTTCAAGTTTGATTTGGATGCTTACGACGAAAATGACTTGAAGGAGATCGAGAAATTCCATGTTGATCGGTTCGACATAGAAAAGATCCGCTCCGCGGCGTCTTCGTTGAAGTACACACGCTTGGCAACCGCCTACATCAACAGCCAGTGGAACGCGCCGGACGATGAGTTTGTAAAGTCCGTCGCCCGCAGCTTCTATGAAGGCAACATCACCAAACAAGTCGTCGAGTCACTGCGACCGATAATCAAGCGTGCGTTCGACGACCTTTTCAGACAAAAAGCGCGGCAGAAATTCAATGCCGTTCTGGAAGGCAACGAGCGCGACGGAGCCACCGATGCTGATAGCCTTCCCGAAGAAGAGGAAGCGAGCGACATCGTTACCACTCAGGAAGAGCTTGACGCATTCTACATGATAAGGGCGATTTGCTCTGAAGTGACCCCTGCTTCCAACATCCACATGCGAGACCAGAAATCTTATTGCGGCGTCCTCTTCGAGAACAATAACCGCAAGCCCATTGTTCGCCTTCACTTCAATGGGAAGAAATTTTACATTGGACTATTTGATGAAACGAAGACAGAAACGCGCGTCCCGATAGAGACCCTTGAAGAAATATTCGCTCACAAAGACAAAATTCTGGAAACGGTTGGAAGGTACCTGACGCCAGAACCTGCCTAA
- a CDS encoding TRAP transporter fused permease subunit, with product MSLSARLFWAALGALSIGFHLWLVFTGLVPNLVSRPLHMALAVPFVFVLMARTPFQRWTGLPLAAVGIAACLWVAWNHDMLGDQYGFLVDDGQLAIALALLFVTLEMARRAIGWPLPLVAAIALAYAVWGEAIPGEFGHPGLPMASLFGTLTIAEGALWGKLTGVSVSVVAIFVIFGAVLNAGEAGQGFMNVAAAAAGRLRGGAAKVSVISSALFGSISGSASANVASTGAITLPAMTRLGYPRSLAGAVEAVASSGGQIMPPLMGAGAFVMVELTGTPYSDIMMAALLPTFLYFLAVWVGIDAFSFRHVLKGIAPEDRPALRAVVITSAFFLVPFSILLWGMFGLKVTPQYAASLAILVGALLLVLDARLSFDWRRTLLRLEEAAVNSGRQIATIAAIILCASIIIGVLGLTGLGVKITSLILSGSGGLLWPALLLTALACLILGMEVPTTAAYVICVSVAGPALTALGVPVLQAHLFVFWYALLSTITPPVCGAVFIAAGMVGENWLKVAASAMALGLGLYLVPLGMIANPDLIALAADPAMALLAALKVGAALSAISFGVIAPINPLLRAGLVAGGGVLLFI from the coding sequence ATGTCTCTTTCGGCCCGGCTCTTCTGGGCAGCGCTCGGCGCGCTGTCCATCGGCTTTCACCTCTGGCTGGTCTTCACCGGCCTGGTGCCAAACCTGGTAAGCCGGCCGTTGCACATGGCGCTTGCAGTTCCTTTCGTCTTCGTGCTGATGGCGCGTACTCCGTTCCAGCGCTGGACCGGCTTGCCGCTTGCCGCCGTCGGCATCGCCGCGTGCCTGTGGGTCGCCTGGAACCACGACATGCTGGGCGACCAGTACGGCTTCCTGGTGGATGACGGACAGCTCGCCATCGCCCTTGCCCTGCTTTTCGTCACGCTGGAGATGGCGCGCCGGGCCATCGGCTGGCCGCTGCCGCTGGTCGCCGCGATTGCGCTCGCCTATGCGGTCTGGGGCGAGGCGATCCCCGGCGAGTTCGGCCATCCCGGCCTGCCGATGGCCAGTCTCTTCGGCACGCTGACGATTGCCGAGGGCGCTCTGTGGGGCAAGCTGACTGGCGTCTCGGTCTCGGTCGTCGCCATCTTCGTCATCTTCGGCGCGGTGCTGAATGCCGGCGAGGCGGGGCAGGGGTTCATGAATGTCGCGGCGGCCGCCGCAGGCCGCCTGCGCGGCGGTGCGGCCAAGGTCTCGGTGATCTCCTCCGCGCTGTTCGGCTCGATTTCGGGCTCGGCCTCGGCCAATGTCGCCTCCACCGGCGCCATCACCCTGCCGGCGATGACCCGGCTCGGCTATCCACGCTCGCTCGCAGGCGCGGTCGAGGCGGTCGCCTCCTCGGGCGGTCAGATCATGCCGCCGCTGATGGGGGCAGGCGCCTTCGTGATGGTGGAGCTGACCGGCACGCCCTACTCGGACATCATGATGGCCGCGCTCCTGCCGACCTTTCTCTATTTCCTTGCCGTGTGGGTGGGCATTGATGCCTTCTCCTTCCGCCATGTGCTGAAAGGCATCGCGCCGGAGGACCGGCCGGCCCTGCGTGCGGTCGTCATCACCTCCGCCTTCTTCCTCGTGCCGTTCTCGATCCTGCTGTGGGGCATGTTCGGCCTCAAGGTGACGCCGCAATACGCCGCCTCGCTGGCGATCCTCGTCGGTGCCTTGCTCCTTGTCCTCGATGCTCGCCTGAGTTTCGATTGGCGCCGCACCCTGTTGCGACTGGAGGAAGCGGCGGTGAACTCCGGCCGGCAGATCGCCACCATCGCGGCGATCATCCTGTGCGCCTCCATCATCATCGGCGTGCTCGGGCTGACCGGTCTTGGGGTCAAGATCACCTCGCTGATCCTGTCCGGCTCGGGCGGGCTGCTGTGGCCGGCGCTGCTGCTCACCGCGCTCGCCTGCCTCATCCTCGGCATGGAGGTGCCGACGACGGCCGCCTACGTGATCTGCGTTTCGGTGGCCGGCCCGGCGCTTACCGCACTCGGCGTGCCGGTACTTCAGGCGCATCTCTTCGTGTTCTGGTACGCGCTGCTGTCGACCATCACGCCGCCGGTCTGCGGTGCGGTCTTCATTGCCGCCGGCATGGTCGGGGAGAACTGGCTGAAGGTCGCGGCCTCGGCCATGGCGCTCGGCCTCGGGCTCTATCTCGTGCCGCTCGGCATGATCGCCAATCCGGACCTGATCGCGCTCGCTGCTGACCCGGCCATGGCACTGCTCGCCGCTCTGAAAGTCGGCGCGGCCCTCTCGGCCATATCCTTCGGCGTCATCGCCCCGATCAATCCGCTGCTGCGCGCCGGGCTCGTTGCGGGCGGCGGCGTGCTGCTCTTCATCTAG
- a CDS encoding ABC transporter substrate-binding protein: protein MTGRFTRRGVLATALTAMLAATAPITPAGAQTIRTDVNIGVRLEPPHLDPTAGAAAAIDEITYANIFEGLTRIDAEGAVKPWLAKSWEISEDGLTYTFHLQADVKYHDGTDFDANDAKFSLNRARGEFSTNAQKPLFEGIEEVEVVDPLTLKVTLKKPNGAFLFNLGWGDAAMVAEETASSNTSKPIGTGPFKLVQWVQGDRIELAKNAEYWGEPAQLDRATFRIIADPAAELAALMAGDIDAFPNFQATENLPMLAADPRFTVAVGSTEGETILAMNNKKGPLSDVRVRRAISHAVDRQAVIDGAMFGNGTPIGSHFAPHHPAYVDLTGTYPLDLDKAKALLAEAGYPDGFKATLKLPPPTYARRGGELIASDLKKIGVELEIVPLEWAQWLSEVFKGKDFDFTIISHTEPMDINIYGRKDYYFQYDSEAFDKVMAELETTTEEQARYKLLGDAQRIIAEDAVNVFLFQLAKAGVWSANLKGMWVNSPIQANDLTGVYWE, encoded by the coding sequence ATGACTGGACGTTTCACCCGGCGCGGCGTGCTCGCCACCGCCCTCACGGCGATGCTGGCGGCGACCGCCCCCATCACCCCGGCGGGCGCGCAGACGATCCGCACCGACGTCAATATCGGCGTCCGGCTCGAGCCGCCGCATCTCGACCCGACCGCGGGCGCGGCAGCGGCCATCGACGAGATCACCTATGCCAACATCTTCGAGGGTCTGACGCGCATCGACGCGGAGGGAGCTGTGAAGCCCTGGCTCGCGAAGAGCTGGGAGATTTCCGAAGACGGGCTGACCTACACGTTCCACCTGCAGGCGGACGTGAAGTATCACGACGGCACCGACTTCGACGCCAACGACGCCAAGTTCTCGCTCAACCGGGCACGCGGCGAGTTCAGCACCAATGCGCAGAAGCCGCTGTTCGAGGGCATCGAGGAGGTCGAGGTCGTCGATCCGCTGACGCTCAAGGTCACGCTGAAGAAGCCGAACGGCGCGTTCCTGTTCAATCTGGGCTGGGGCGATGCCGCGATGGTGGCGGAGGAGACCGCCTCCTCCAACACCTCCAAGCCCATCGGCACGGGGCCGTTCAAGCTGGTTCAGTGGGTGCAGGGTGACCGTATCGAGCTGGCCAAGAACGCCGAATACTGGGGCGAGCCGGCGCAGCTCGACCGGGCGACCTTCCGCATCATCGCCGATCCGGCGGCGGAGCTCGCCGCGCTGATGGCCGGCGATATCGACGCCTTCCCGAACTTCCAGGCGACCGAGAACCTGCCGATGCTGGCGGCCGACCCGCGCTTTACCGTGGCCGTCGGCTCGACCGAGGGCGAGACCATCCTCGCCATGAACAACAAGAAAGGGCCCCTTTCCGATGTGCGGGTGCGCCGGGCGATCTCCCATGCGGTCGACCGCCAGGCGGTGATCGACGGCGCGATGTTCGGCAACGGCACGCCGATCGGCAGCCATTTCGCTCCGCATCACCCGGCCTATGTCGACCTGACGGGCACCTATCCGCTCGATCTCGACAAGGCGAAGGCGCTGCTTGCCGAGGCCGGCTATCCGGACGGGTTCAAGGCGACCTTGAAGCTGCCGCCGCCGACCTATGCCCGCCGCGGCGGCGAGCTGATCGCCTCGGACCTGAAGAAGATCGGCGTCGAGCTGGAGATCGTGCCGCTGGAATGGGCGCAGTGGCTGTCTGAAGTCTTCAAGGGCAAGGACTTCGACTTCACCATCATCTCCCATACCGAGCCGATGGACATCAACATCTACGGCCGCAAGGACTACTATTTCCAGTATGACAGCGAGGCCTTCGACAAGGTGATGGCCGAGTTGGAGACGACGACCGAAGAACAGGCGCGCTACAAGCTGCTGGGCGATGCCCAGCGGATCATCGCCGAGGACGCGGTCAACGTGTTCCTGTTCCAGCTGGCCAAGGCCGGTGTGTGGAGCGCCAACCTCAAGGGCATGTGGGTCAACTCGCCGATCCAGGCGAACGACCTGACCGGCGTCTATTGGGAATGA
- a CDS encoding acetylornithine deacetylase/succinyl-diaminopimelate desuccinylase family protein yields the protein MLEALFRRVEDKRDDVVALTQDLIRIPTINPPGEAYTPCAELIGNRLARRGFQVRYIRAEDTPGDSARYPRTNVVARIEGRRPGPCVHFNSHIDVVEAGQGWTFDPFGGEVKDGKVYGRGACDMKGGLAASIIAVEALLEAVPDFPGAIEISGTVDEESGGFGGVAYLARLGMFSKPRVDHVIIPEPLNKDRICLGHRGVWWAEIETKGSIAHGSMPFLGDCAVRHMGAVLDRFETELFPKLAAKHTDMPVVPEGARSSTLNINSVHGGQPEGFDGLPSPCVPDSCRMVIDRRYLIEESLDEVKDEVMSILDDLTRTRQNFDYRIRDLMEVIPTMTDRDAPVVRAVADGIREVLAKSPDYVISPGSYDQKHIARIGHLHDCIAYGPGILDMAHRPDEFVGIDDMVDSAKVMAQATMALLGMAR from the coding sequence ATGCTGGAGGCGCTTTTTAGACGCGTCGAGGACAAGCGGGACGACGTCGTCGCGCTGACGCAGGACCTCATCCGTATTCCGACCATCAACCCGCCGGGCGAGGCCTATACCCCTTGTGCCGAGCTGATCGGCAACCGGCTGGCGCGGCGCGGCTTTCAGGTTCGCTACATCCGCGCAGAAGACACGCCGGGCGACAGCGCCCGCTATCCGCGGACCAATGTGGTCGCCCGCATCGAGGGTCGCCGGCCCGGACCTTGCGTGCATTTCAACTCGCATATCGACGTGGTCGAGGCCGGCCAGGGATGGACCTTCGATCCGTTCGGCGGCGAGGTGAAGGACGGCAAGGTCTACGGACGCGGCGCCTGCGACATGAAAGGCGGCCTCGCCGCCTCGATCATCGCAGTGGAGGCCCTGCTGGAGGCGGTGCCGGACTTTCCCGGCGCCATCGAGATCTCGGGCACGGTGGACGAGGAGTCCGGCGGCTTCGGCGGGGTTGCCTATCTCGCCCGGCTCGGCATGTTCTCCAAGCCGCGCGTCGACCACGTGATCATCCCCGAGCCGCTGAACAAGGACCGCATCTGCCTCGGCCATCGCGGCGTGTGGTGGGCGGAGATCGAGACCAAGGGCTCCATCGCCCACGGATCGATGCCGTTCCTGGGCGACTGCGCCGTGCGCCACATGGGGGCGGTGCTCGACCGGTTCGAGACCGAGCTGTTCCCCAAGCTGGCAGCCAAGCACACCGATATGCCGGTGGTGCCGGAAGGGGCGCGCTCCTCGACGCTGAACATCAACTCGGTCCATGGCGGCCAGCCCGAAGGCTTCGACGGATTGCCCTCCCCTTGCGTGCCCGACAGTTGCCGCATGGTCATCGACCGGCGCTACCTGATCGAGGAGAGCCTGGACGAGGTCAAGGACGAGGTGATGTCGATCCTCGACGACCTGACGCGCACGCGCCAGAACTTCGACTATCGCATCCGCGACCTGATGGAAGTGATCCCGACCATGACGGATCGCGACGCGCCGGTGGTGCGGGCGGTGGCGGACGGCATCCGCGAGGTGCTGGCCAAGAGCCCCGACTATGTGATCTCGCCCGGCTCCTACGACCAGAAGCACATCGCGCGTATCGGCCACCTGCACGACTGCATCGCCTATGGCCCCGGCATTCTCGACATGGCCCACCGGCCGGACGAGTTCGTGGGCATCGACGACATGGTCGACAGCGCGAAGGTGATGGCCCAGGCGACCATGGCGCTGCTGGGAATGGCGCGGTAG